One Pyrus communis unplaced genomic scaffold, drPyrComm1.1 SCAFFOLD_23, whole genome shotgun sequence DNA window includes the following coding sequences:
- the LOC137724265 gene encoding secreted RxLR effector protein 161-like, protein MYAMICTRPDIAYDVSITSRYLSNPGSEHWAIVKTILKYLRRTKDMFLVYGGATELLLEAYTDADFQYDVHDRSSNSGYVITLNGEAVSWKIKKQDVIPNSTIEVEYVTVAEAGKEAFRMKKFNTELRVVSTITSPATLYCDNSGAIAQAKEPRAQEKNKHFDRHFNIIRRYDVEGKVNILKVASADNVANPLTKQMSQIQLNRHMEKVGIRYMGRWL, encoded by the coding sequence atgtatgccatgatatgcacaaggccTGATATTGCATATGATGTGAGCATTACTAGTCGATATCTATCTAACCCAGGATCAGAACACTGGGCAATTGTCAAGACCAtccttaagtacttaagaagaACTAAGGACATGTTCCTTGTTTATGGAGGAGCAACAGAGTTGTTATTGGAAGCCTATACAGACGCAGATTTCCAATATGACGTCCATGATAGAAGTTCCAACTCCGGATATGTAATCACTCTGAATGGTGAGGCTGTCAGCTGGAAAATCAAAAAACAAGATGTAATTCCTAATTCCACAATAGAGGTAGAATATGTGACTGTAGCTGAAGCTGGCAAGGAAGCATTCcggatgaagaagttcaatacTGAACTTCGAGTGGTTTCAACCATTACATCACCAGCAactttgtactgtgataatagtggggcgatagctcaagccaaggaACCCAGGGCTCAAGAAAAGAACAAGCATTTTGATAGACACTTTAATATCATTAGAAGATATGATGTCGAGGGGAAAGTCAACATCCTCAAGGTTGCCTCAGCCGATAATGTAGCAAATCCACTGACGAAGCAAATGTCTCAAATCCAACTTAACCGCCATATGGAAAAAGTGGGTATTAGATACATGGGAAGGTGGCTTTGA